In Candidatus Deferrimicrobiaceae bacterium, a single genomic region encodes these proteins:
- a CDS encoding zf-HC2 domain-containing protein, with the protein MECREARQKIQDLIDGRLPPGGAAEMRDHLRACGPCAAEEAELARVGELLRLWSAVRVGEKEPQLSAMWTRVRAGIEERKEPWYAPVLHRWFLLPAAAALAVFALLFYPFDGTRAPFHPKSFDVTVESLESDTATVALVDKGEGLPRVIWIIENGKT; encoded by the coding sequence ATGGAATGCAGGGAAGCGAGACAGAAGATCCAGGACCTGATCGACGGCCGGCTGCCGCCCGGTGGGGCTGCGGAAATGCGCGACCACCTCAGGGCTTGCGGTCCGTGCGCCGCCGAGGAGGCCGAACTTGCGCGGGTCGGGGAACTCCTCCGCCTCTGGTCCGCCGTGCGTGTCGGGGAGAAGGAGCCGCAGCTTTCCGCCATGTGGACCCGGGTTCGGGCCGGGATCGAGGAGCGCAAAGAACCGTGGTACGCCCCTGTTCTCCACCGATGGTTCTTACTTCCCGCGGCGGCCGCGCTTGCGGTTTTCGCCCTCCTGTTCTACCCTTTCGATGGGACGAGGGCCCCGTTTCACCCAAAAAGCTTCGATGTCACTGTGGAATCCCTCGAATCCGACACGGCGACCGTGGCCCTGGTGGACAAGGGGGAGGGACTTCCACGGGTGATCTGGATCATCGAAAATGGGAAGACGTGA
- a CDS encoding sigma-70 family RNA polymerase sigma factor: MSGNEQANVPDENLVRASLAGDEGAFRDLMERYKRRAFGVALGIVGDADEAQDVVQDAFVKAYYKLRDFRFGSNFYTWFYRLLVNRAIDRWRKTSRTPTVSFDDAWVSGETSESEAMVYPKTPEELAGNRELAEGISRAIAALPEYHRTVILLREVEGLAYEEIARILDCSVGTVMSRLHYARAKLKGALKGFRGR; the protein is encoded by the coding sequence ATGAGTGGGAACGAACAGGCGAACGTGCCGGATGAGAATCTCGTACGGGCTTCGCTTGCAGGCGACGAAGGGGCGTTCCGCGATCTGATGGAACGGTACAAACGGCGGGCATTCGGAGTGGCGCTGGGGATCGTGGGAGACGCGGACGAGGCCCAGGACGTGGTGCAGGACGCCTTCGTGAAGGCGTATTACAAACTGAGGGACTTCCGTTTCGGCTCGAATTTTTACACCTGGTTCTACCGTCTTCTGGTCAACCGGGCGATCGACCGGTGGAGGAAGACCTCGAGAACGCCCACGGTTTCCTTCGACGATGCATGGGTTTCCGGGGAAACGTCGGAATCGGAAGCCATGGTATATCCGAAGACCCCCGAGGAACTTGCGGGGAACCGGGAACTCGCGGAAGGGATCAGCCGGGCGATCGCGGCCCTTCCGGAGTACCACCGGACGGTCATCCTCCTCCGGGAAGTGGAGGGACTGGCATACGAGGAGATCGCGCGGATTCTGGATTGCTCGGTCGGCACCGTGATGTCGCGCCTCCATTACGCGCGGGCGAAACTGAAGGGCGCCCTCAAGGGGTTCCGGGGAAGGTAA